In Kitasatospora sp. NA04385, a single genomic region encodes these proteins:
- a CDS encoding GGDEF domain-containing protein, with protein MSTPLLLQALAALGAAAPAAAGVLALRRRRCRAEDGAREEELLAKIAELTEERDELARTASCDPLTGVWNYRHLQLTLDREIERARRAEATAIDPRPLAVLLVEVAGFDAVVAEHGRARANTMLRDLAQRLAMEIRGCDTLGRYGGEEFLALLPDTGAEGAAQVAERLCWSVRRHRLTDRHPGESADPDERSGLTASVGLAVLPRDGAHAALLLRAADRALAAARAAGGDCWRSTEQLPAELTGPNASSAPGKVSSGPGGAPLTPHATTVGPGPTGDRP; from the coding sequence ATGTCCACCCCGCTCCTGCTCCAGGCCCTGGCCGCGCTCGGCGCGGCCGCCCCGGCCGCCGCCGGCGTCCTCGCGCTGCGCCGCCGCCGGTGCCGGGCCGAGGACGGCGCCCGCGAGGAGGAACTTCTGGCGAAGATCGCGGAACTGACGGAGGAACGGGACGAACTGGCGCGCACCGCCTCCTGCGACCCGCTGACCGGCGTGTGGAACTACCGCCACCTGCAGCTGACCCTGGACCGCGAGATCGAACGCGCCCGCCGGGCCGAGGCCACCGCGATCGACCCCCGCCCGCTGGCGGTGCTGCTGGTGGAGGTGGCCGGCTTCGACGCGGTGGTCGCCGAGCACGGCCGGGCCCGGGCCAACACCATGCTCCGGGACCTCGCCCAGCGCCTGGCGATGGAGATCCGCGGCTGCGACACCCTGGGCCGATACGGCGGGGAGGAGTTCCTGGCCCTGCTGCCGGACACCGGAGCGGAGGGCGCCGCGCAGGTCGCCGAGCGGCTGTGCTGGTCGGTGCGGCGGCACCGGCTGACGGACCGTCACCCGGGCGAGAGCGCCGATCCGGACGAGCGCAGCGGCCTGACCGCCTCGGTCGGCCTGGCGGTGCTGCCCCGGGACGGCGCCCACGCGGCGCTGCTGCTGCGGGCCGCCGACCGGGCACTGGCCGCCGCGCGAGCCGCCGGCGGGGACTGCTGGCGCTCCACCGAGCAGCTCCCGGCCGAGCTGACCGGTCCGAACGCCTCATCCGCGCCGGGTAAGGTGTCTTCCGGCCCCGGCGGGGCACCCCTCACCCCGCACGCGACCACCGTCGGACCGGGCCCGACAGGTGACAGGCCCTAA
- a CDS encoding penicillin acylase family protein, translated as MPRSKKFRRARLIMILLAVLLIAGLVGGGWWAVDTVRSSFPQVSGTVKVAGMSAPVDVVRDDKGIPQLYADTDADLFRAQGYVQAQDRFWEMDVRRHITFGRLSEMFGSSSVENDTFLRTMGWRQVAQKEWDTVLSEDTKRNLTAYTEGVNAWLAEHPGGAGASLEYALLGTVNSGYQPEKWDPVDSVAWLKAMAWSLSGNMQEEIDRSLLTQDFTTEQVAQLYPDYPYDRNGTIVKTGKLSADGTYIPGEGTTVPAVPGGAAPADSSQARAVTQALISGVSDRVAALPQLLGPQGQGIGSNSWVVSGANTTTGKPMLANDPHLGPGMPSIWYQMGLHCRTVSPTCGYDTAGYTFAGMPGVVIGHNKDVAWGFTNLGADVTDLYLEKVTGPDTYLLDGKDVKFTVRKETIKVAGGDDHTITVRTTQDGMPLISDQSSDDQKVGQYAPAGNAAPDRAAGYGVALRWTALVPGKTMDAVFKLDKATDFATFRSAAQDFAVPAQNLIYADTKGNIGYQAPGLIPVRGKGDGRYPAPGWDSAYAWNASYLPFKSLPYAYNPPEGYIVTANQAVVDETYKPLLTTDWEYGTRAKEIADQIQDKLKNGGKISLDDMQSIQLDNTSVMAKELVPLLLKVKIDDPYVREAQDLLKDWNYHQDADSAAAAYYNGVWRALLTLAFGQKFPADLRVEGDCLLVRQKRDNTLPDDALGGAAQAVTECGTRKASQAQPDGGDRWTEVVRELLKDPKSPWWEYIDSDHQQQQGLDNLLAEALKDARQDLTSRLSKDISTWSWGRLHQLTLQEPTLGSDDSSIASGLVHKLLNRGPYKLSGGSAAVDATGWNAAAGYDVDWIPSMRMVVDLSDFDSSRWINVGGASGHAFHTNYNDQTELWASGQLLPWAYTKDAVTKAGKNTLTLTN; from the coding sequence ATGCCCCGCTCGAAGAAGTTCCGGCGCGCACGTCTGATCATGATCCTGCTCGCCGTGCTGCTGATCGCGGGTCTGGTAGGCGGCGGCTGGTGGGCGGTGGACACCGTTCGCTCCTCCTTCCCGCAGGTCAGCGGCACCGTCAAGGTGGCCGGCATGTCCGCGCCGGTGGACGTGGTCCGCGACGACAAGGGCATCCCGCAGCTGTACGCCGACACCGACGCCGACCTGTTCCGCGCCCAGGGCTACGTCCAGGCCCAGGACCGGTTCTGGGAGATGGACGTCCGCCGGCACATCACCTTCGGCCGGCTCTCCGAGATGTTCGGCTCCTCCTCGGTCGAGAACGACACCTTCCTGCGCACCATGGGCTGGCGCCAGGTCGCCCAGAAGGAGTGGGACACCGTCCTGTCCGAGGACACCAAGCGCAACCTGACCGCCTACACCGAGGGCGTCAACGCCTGGCTCGCCGAGCACCCCGGCGGGGCCGGCGCCTCGCTCGAGTACGCGCTGCTCGGCACGGTCAACTCCGGCTACCAGCCCGAGAAGTGGGACCCGGTCGACTCGGTCGCCTGGCTCAAGGCGATGGCCTGGAGCCTGTCCGGCAACATGCAGGAGGAGATCGACCGCTCGCTGCTCACCCAGGACTTCACCACCGAGCAGGTCGCGCAGCTCTACCCCGACTACCCGTACGACCGCAACGGGACGATCGTCAAGACCGGCAAGCTCTCCGCCGACGGCACCTACATCCCCGGCGAGGGCACCACGGTGCCCGCCGTGCCCGGCGGCGCCGCCCCCGCGGACAGCTCGCAGGCCCGGGCCGTGACCCAGGCCCTGATCAGCGGCGTCTCCGACCGGGTCGCCGCGCTCCCGCAGCTGCTCGGCCCGCAGGGCCAGGGCATCGGCTCCAACTCCTGGGTGGTGTCCGGCGCCAACACCACCACCGGCAAGCCGATGCTGGCCAACGACCCGCACCTCGGCCCCGGCATGCCGTCCATCTGGTACCAGATGGGCCTGCACTGCCGCACCGTCTCGCCGACCTGCGGCTACGACACCGCCGGCTACACCTTCGCCGGGATGCCCGGCGTGGTCATCGGCCACAACAAGGACGTCGCCTGGGGCTTCACCAACCTCGGCGCCGACGTCACCGACCTGTACCTGGAGAAGGTCACCGGCCCCGACACCTACCTCCTCGACGGCAAGGACGTGAAGTTCACCGTCCGCAAGGAGACCATCAAGGTGGCTGGCGGCGACGACCACACCATCACCGTCCGCACCACCCAGGACGGCATGCCGCTGATCTCCGACCAGTCCTCCGACGACCAGAAGGTCGGCCAGTACGCCCCCGCCGGCAACGCCGCCCCCGACCGGGCCGCCGGCTACGGCGTCGCCCTGCGCTGGACCGCGCTCGTCCCCGGCAAGACCATGGACGCCGTCTTCAAGCTCGACAAGGCCACCGACTTCGCCACCTTCCGGTCCGCCGCGCAGGACTTCGCCGTCCCCGCGCAGAACCTGATCTACGCCGACACCAAGGGCAACATCGGCTACCAGGCCCCCGGCCTGATCCCGGTCCGCGGCAAGGGCGACGGCCGCTACCCCGCCCCCGGCTGGGACTCCGCCTACGCCTGGAACGCCTCCTACCTGCCGTTCAAGTCGCTGCCCTACGCGTACAACCCGCCCGAGGGCTACATCGTCACGGCCAACCAGGCCGTCGTCGACGAGACCTACAAGCCGCTGCTCACCACCGACTGGGAGTACGGCACCCGCGCCAAGGAGATCGCCGACCAGATCCAGGACAAGCTGAAGAACGGCGGCAAGATCTCGCTGGACGACATGCAGTCCATCCAGCTCGACAACACCAGCGTGATGGCCAAGGAGCTCGTCCCGCTGCTGCTCAAGGTCAAGATCGACGACCCGTACGTGCGCGAGGCCCAGGACCTGCTCAAGGACTGGAACTACCACCAGGACGCCGACTCCGCCGCCGCCGCCTACTACAACGGCGTCTGGCGGGCCCTGCTCACCCTCGCCTTCGGCCAGAAGTTCCCGGCCGACCTCCGGGTCGAGGGCGACTGCCTGCTGGTGCGCCAGAAGCGCGACAACACCCTGCCCGACGACGCCCTCGGCGGCGCCGCGCAGGCCGTCACCGAGTGCGGCACCCGCAAGGCCTCGCAGGCCCAGCCGGACGGCGGCGACCGCTGGACGGAGGTCGTCCGCGAGCTGCTCAAGGACCCGAAGTCGCCCTGGTGGGAGTACATCGACTCCGACCACCAGCAGCAGCAGGGCCTCGACAACCTGCTCGCCGAGGCGCTCAAGGACGCCCGCCAGGACCTCACCTCGCGCCTCAGCAAGGACATCTCCACCTGGAGCTGGGGCCGCCTGCACCAGCTCACCCTGCAGGAGCCCACCCTCGGCAGCGACGACTCCTCGATCGCCTCCGGCCTGGTCCACAAGCTCCTCAACCGCGGCCCCTACAAGCTCTCCGGCGGCAGCGCCGCCGTCGACGCCACCGGCTGGAACGCCGCCGCCGGCTACGACGTCGACTGGATCCCCTCCATGCGGATGGTCGTCGACCTCAGCGACTTCGACTCCTCCCGCTGGATCAACGTCGGCGGCGCCTCCGGCCACGCCTTCCACACCAACTACAACGACCAGACCGAACTCTGGGCCTCCGGCCAGCTCCTGCCCTGGGCCTACACCAAGGACGCGGTCACCAAGGCCGGCAAGAACACCCTGACCCTGACCAACTGA
- a CDS encoding GNAT family N-acetyltransferase: protein MNAGWPVELAEGDVVLRPIRRRDQAEWQEVSRRNRDWLRRWEATVPPVPPGRSPLPRPTYRQMVRYLRAEAAAGRMLPFVVLHQGRLVGQLTVGGITWGSMCSANVGYWVDEAVAGRGIMPTAVALAVDHCFRDLGLHRIEVCIRPENRPSRRVVEKLGFREEGLRPRYLHIDGDWRDHLVYALTADEAADGLLHRWHALRNRPPQEN, encoded by the coding sequence CTGAACGCCGGCTGGCCCGTCGAACTGGCCGAGGGGGACGTCGTGCTGCGGCCCATCCGCCGCCGCGACCAGGCCGAGTGGCAGGAGGTCAGCCGCCGCAACCGGGACTGGCTGCGCCGCTGGGAGGCCACCGTGCCGCCCGTCCCGCCCGGCCGCTCCCCGCTGCCCCGGCCCACCTACCGGCAGATGGTCCGCTACCTGCGGGCCGAGGCCGCGGCCGGCCGAATGCTGCCCTTCGTGGTGCTCCACCAGGGCCGCCTGGTCGGCCAGTTGACGGTCGGCGGGATCACCTGGGGCTCGATGTGCTCGGCCAACGTCGGCTACTGGGTGGACGAGGCGGTCGCCGGGCGCGGCATCATGCCCACCGCCGTCGCGCTCGCCGTCGACCACTGCTTCCGCGACCTGGGCCTGCACCGGATCGAGGTGTGCATCCGCCCCGAGAACCGGCCCAGCCGCCGGGTGGTGGAGAAGCTCGGCTTCCGCGAGGAGGGGCTCCGCCCGCGCTACCTGCACATCGACGGCGACTGGCGCGACCACCTGGTGTACGCGCTGACCGCCGACGAGGCCGCCGACGGGCTGCTGCACCGCTGGCACGCGCTCAGGAACCGGCCGCCGCAGGAGAATTGA
- a CDS encoding potassium/proton antiporter, translating to MTVDHLNALLLESAVILLFAVGAVRISTRSGLPSLLIYLGIGVALGQNGIGISFNNAELTQVMGYAALVVILAEGGLKTSWRSIKPVVPAAAVLATLGVAVSVFVTAAGAHWLVGLEWRTALLLGAIVSSTDAAAVFSVLRMVPLPKRLTGLLEAESGFNDAPVVILVVAFATAGELDPWYVLVGTIVVELVIGAAVGCAVGKLGAYAVRRVALPSSGLYPIAVLALIVLAYAGGALLHASGFLAAYIASVILGNSKLPHGPAVRGFADGLAWIGQIGMFVLLGLLVTPASMGSALVPGLVAGAVLVFVARPLSVLLTMTPFRIPWQEQALLSWAGLRGAVPIVLATIPLVTGATDAQQLFNVVFILVVVFTLLQGPTLPLVARWLKIGEGDIGQDLGIESAPLEKLHGHLLSVQLSPGSRMSGVEVSELRLPKGAAVTLVVREGSSFVPDRMTVLREGDELLVVTTDEVSGAAERRLRAVDRGGKLAGWLHNAEAPPADNRRAPSKARKKTG from the coding sequence GTGACCGTTGACCACCTGAACGCCCTGCTGCTCGAGTCCGCCGTGATCCTGCTGTTCGCCGTGGGGGCGGTGCGGATCTCCACCCGCTCGGGGCTGCCCTCGCTGCTGATCTACCTCGGCATCGGCGTCGCCCTCGGCCAGAACGGCATCGGCATAAGCTTCAACAACGCCGAACTCACCCAGGTCATGGGCTACGCGGCCCTGGTGGTCATCCTCGCCGAGGGCGGGCTCAAGACCAGCTGGCGGTCCATCAAGCCGGTGGTCCCGGCCGCCGCCGTGCTGGCCACCCTGGGCGTCGCGGTCTCGGTGTTCGTCACCGCCGCCGGCGCGCACTGGCTGGTCGGCCTGGAGTGGCGCACCGCGCTGCTGCTCGGCGCGATCGTCTCCTCCACCGACGCCGCGGCGGTCTTCTCGGTGCTGCGGATGGTGCCGCTGCCCAAGCGGCTGACCGGCCTGCTGGAGGCGGAGTCCGGCTTCAACGACGCACCCGTGGTGATCCTGGTGGTCGCCTTCGCCACGGCCGGCGAGCTCGACCCCTGGTACGTGCTGGTCGGCACCATCGTCGTCGAGCTGGTGATCGGCGCGGCCGTCGGCTGCGCGGTGGGCAAGCTCGGCGCGTACGCGGTGCGGCGGGTCGCGCTGCCGTCCTCCGGCCTGTACCCGATCGCGGTGCTGGCGCTGATCGTGCTCGCCTACGCGGGCGGCGCGCTGCTGCACGCCTCCGGCTTCCTCGCCGCGTACATCGCCTCGGTGATCCTCGGGAACTCCAAGCTGCCGCACGGCCCCGCGGTGCGCGGCTTCGCCGACGGGCTGGCCTGGATCGGCCAGATCGGCATGTTCGTGCTGCTCGGCCTGCTGGTGACGCCCGCCAGCATGGGCTCCGCGCTGGTGCCGGGGCTGGTGGCCGGCGCGGTGCTGGTGTTCGTCGCCCGGCCGCTGTCGGTGCTGCTGACCATGACGCCGTTCCGGATCCCCTGGCAGGAGCAGGCGCTGCTGTCCTGGGCCGGGCTGCGCGGCGCGGTGCCGATCGTGCTCGCCACCATCCCGCTGGTGACCGGCGCGACCGACGCCCAGCAGCTGTTCAACGTGGTCTTCATCCTGGTGGTGGTCTTCACCCTGCTCCAGGGCCCGACCCTGCCGCTGGTCGCCAGGTGGCTGAAGATCGGCGAGGGCGACATCGGCCAGGACCTGGGCATCGAGTCCGCGCCGCTGGAGAAGCTGCACGGCCACCTGCTGTCCGTCCAGCTCTCCCCCGGCTCCCGGATGTCCGGCGTCGAGGTCTCCGAGCTGCGCCTGCCCAAGGGCGCCGCCGTCACCCTGGTGGTCCGCGAGGGCTCCAGCTTCGTCCCGGACCGGATGACGGTGCTGCGCGAGGGCGACGAACTGCTGGTGGTCACCACCGACGAGGTCTCCGGGGCCGCCGAGCGCCGGCTGCGCGCCGTCGACCGGGGCGGCAAGCTCGCCGGGTGGCTGCACAACGCGGAGGCG
- the glp gene encoding gephyrin-like molybdotransferase Glp, with translation MTGKHDPCCEGAGSPASPRLWTVDEHLADVLAAVAPLPPIELQLLDAQGCRLAEDVRADDDLPPFDNSSMDGYALRTADTVRATEQYPSVLAVVGDIAAGAAELPRVGPGQAARIMTGAPVPPGAEAVAPVEWTDGGSGTGQAADAMGAPVADEEVRVLRPVAEGAHVRRRGSDVTAGDTVLEAGTVLGPTQLGLLAAIGRGTVRVAPRPRVVVLSTGSELVQPGESAGPGRIHDSNSFTLTAAAIAAGAVAFRVGGVPDEADTLRAVLEDQLGRADLIVTSGGVSVGAYDVVKEVFADYGGVDFRRLRMQPGKPQGFGRIGAGPGVPLLALPGNPVSAYISFELFVRPVIRTMLGAPDVHRPVVRAATTAALRSPAGRRQFLRGRYDPAAGTVSPVGGEGSHLVGALAKADCLITVPEDVTALPAGSAVDVVLLTD, from the coding sequence ATGACCGGGAAGCACGACCCCTGCTGCGAGGGAGCCGGCTCCCCGGCCTCACCGCGCCTGTGGACCGTCGACGAGCACCTCGCCGACGTCCTCGCCGCGGTCGCCCCGCTGCCGCCCATCGAACTGCAGCTGCTGGACGCCCAGGGCTGCCGGCTCGCCGAGGACGTGCGGGCCGACGACGACCTGCCGCCCTTCGACAACAGCTCGATGGACGGCTACGCGCTGCGCACCGCCGACACCGTGCGCGCCACCGAGCAGTACCCGTCGGTGCTGGCCGTGGTCGGCGACATCGCGGCCGGCGCCGCCGAGCTGCCCCGGGTCGGCCCCGGCCAGGCCGCCCGGATCATGACCGGCGCCCCCGTCCCGCCCGGCGCCGAGGCGGTCGCCCCGGTCGAGTGGACCGACGGCGGCAGCGGCACCGGCCAGGCCGCCGACGCGATGGGCGCGCCCGTCGCGGACGAGGAGGTCCGGGTGCTGCGCCCGGTCGCCGAGGGCGCGCACGTCCGCCGCCGGGGCAGCGACGTCACCGCCGGCGACACCGTGCTGGAGGCCGGCACCGTGCTCGGCCCCACCCAGCTCGGCCTGCTGGCCGCGATCGGCCGCGGCACCGTCCGGGTCGCGCCCCGCCCCCGGGTGGTCGTGCTGTCCACCGGCAGCGAGCTCGTCCAGCCCGGCGAGAGCGCCGGACCGGGCCGGATCCACGACTCCAACTCCTTCACCCTGACCGCCGCCGCGATCGCCGCCGGCGCCGTCGCCTTCCGGGTCGGCGGCGTCCCCGACGAGGCCGACACCCTGCGCGCCGTGCTGGAGGACCAGCTCGGCCGGGCCGACCTGATCGTCACCAGCGGCGGCGTCTCGGTCGGCGCGTACGACGTGGTCAAGGAGGTGTTCGCCGACTACGGCGGGGTGGACTTCCGCCGGTTGCGGATGCAGCCGGGCAAGCCGCAGGGCTTCGGCCGGATCGGCGCGGGCCCCGGCGTGCCGCTGCTCGCGCTGCCCGGCAACCCGGTCAGCGCGTACATCTCCTTCGAGCTGTTCGTCCGCCCGGTCATCCGCACCATGCTCGGCGCCCCCGACGTGCACCGCCCGGTGGTGCGGGCCGCGACCACCGCGGCGCTTCGCTCCCCGGCCGGGCGGCGGCAGTTCCTGCGCGGCCGGTACGACCCGGCGGCGGGCACCGTCTCCCCGGTGGGCGGCGAGGGATCGCACCTGGTCGGGGCGCTGGCCAAGGCCGACTGCCTGATCACCGTGCCCGAGGACGTCACCGCGCTGCCCGCGGGGAGCGCCGTCGATGTGGTCCTTCTCACGGACTGA
- a CDS encoding 5-formyltetrahydrofolate cyclo-ligase translates to MTADRLSNDKAALRSRLLAERRALGGPERSAAAEALAGHAAALVPPGGTVAAYVSVGAEPGTRPLLRALAGAGVRVLLPVLLPDNDLDWAPYEGDDRLSPAARGLLEPTAARLGPDAVLTADVVLLPGLAVDRRGVRLGRGGGSYDRVLARLARGGAEPLLATLLYPHELCGAVPAEPHDLPVHAVVTPEGVTRF, encoded by the coding sequence GTGACTGCGGATCGGTTGTCCAACGACAAGGCGGCGCTGAGGTCACGGCTGCTCGCCGAACGGCGGGCGCTGGGCGGCCCGGAGCGCTCCGCCGCGGCGGAGGCCCTGGCCGGGCACGCCGCCGCGCTGGTGCCGCCGGGCGGGACGGTCGCCGCGTACGTCTCGGTCGGCGCGGAGCCCGGCACCCGTCCGCTGCTGCGCGCCCTCGCCGGTGCCGGGGTCCGGGTGCTGCTGCCCGTGCTGCTGCCCGACAACGACCTGGACTGGGCCCCGTACGAGGGCGACGACCGGCTCTCCCCCGCCGCCCGCGGCCTGCTCGAACCCACCGCGGCCCGGCTCGGCCCCGACGCCGTCCTCACCGCGGACGTCGTCCTGCTGCCCGGCCTGGCCGTCGACCGGCGCGGCGTCCGCCTCGGCCGCGGTGGCGGCTCCTACGACCGCGTCCTGGCCCGCCTCGCCCGCGGCGGCGCGGAGCCGCTGCTGGCGACGCTGCTGTACCCGCACGAGCTGTGCGGGGCCGTGCCGGCCGAGCCGCACGACCTGCCGGTGCACGCGGTGGTGACCCCGGAGGGCGTGACGCGTTTCTGA
- the galU gene encoding UTP--glucose-1-phosphate uridylyltransferase GalU, whose amino-acid sequence MTNKHARQPVTKAVVPAAGLGTRFLPATKATPKEMLPVVDKPAIQYVVEEASAAGLSDILMVTGRNKRALEDHFDRAYELEELLSRKGDQERLRRVQESVQLASMHYVRQGDPKGLGHAVSVAEQHVAGQPFAVLLGDDLIDPRDPLLSRMIEVQQELGGSVVALMEVDPAQIHLYGCAAVKATDLGGDVFQVTDLVEKPDTADAPSNYAVIGRYVLDPAVFDVLRETPPGRGGEIQLTDALRELAARDESTGGPVHGVLFTGRRYDTGDRADYLRAIVRLAAERDDLGPEFRSWLRQFVATEMQG is encoded by the coding sequence ATGACGAACAAGCACGCCCGCCAGCCGGTCACCAAGGCAGTCGTCCCGGCCGCCGGCCTCGGCACCAGGTTCCTCCCCGCCACCAAGGCCACGCCGAAGGAGATGCTGCCGGTCGTCGACAAGCCGGCCATCCAGTACGTGGTGGAGGAGGCTTCCGCCGCCGGCCTGTCCGACATACTGATGGTCACCGGTCGCAACAAGCGTGCTCTGGAAGACCACTTCGACCGCGCCTACGAGCTGGAGGAGCTGCTCAGCCGCAAGGGCGACCAGGAGCGGCTGCGCCGGGTGCAGGAGTCCGTGCAGCTCGCCAGCATGCACTACGTCCGCCAGGGCGACCCCAAGGGCCTGGGCCACGCCGTCTCGGTCGCCGAGCAGCACGTCGCCGGCCAGCCCTTCGCCGTCCTGCTGGGCGACGACCTGATCGACCCGCGCGACCCGCTGCTGTCCCGGATGATCGAGGTGCAGCAGGAACTCGGCGGCTCCGTCGTCGCGTTGATGGAGGTCGACCCGGCCCAGATCCACCTGTACGGCTGCGCGGCCGTGAAGGCCACCGACCTCGGCGGGGACGTCTTCCAGGTCACCGACCTGGTGGAGAAGCCCGACACCGCCGACGCCCCCTCCAACTACGCCGTCATCGGCCGCTACGTCCTCGACCCGGCGGTCTTCGACGTGCTGCGCGAGACCCCGCCCGGCCGCGGCGGCGAGATCCAGCTGACCGACGCGCTGCGCGAGTTGGCCGCCCGGGACGAGAGCACCGGCGGCCCGGTGCACGGCGTGCTGTTCACGGGCCGCCGCTACGACACCGGCGACCGGGCCGACTACCTGCGGGCGATCGTCCGGCTGGCCGCCGAGCGCGACGACCTCGGCCCCGAGTTCCGCAGCTGGCTGCGGCAGTTCGTCGCCACCGAGATGCAGGGCTGA
- a CDS encoding molybdenum cofactor biosynthesis protein B: MRALAVTVSNRASAGVYEDRGGPLLVAGLRGMGFETDGPLVVPDGEPVEAALRGAVAAGYDVVLTTGGTGISPQDLTPEMTARVIDRQIPGIPEAIRAHGREKVPTAALSRGLAGLAGRTLVVNLPGSTGGVRDGLAVLAPLLPHAVDQLAGGDHPRPTDPSGSAR; the protein is encoded by the coding sequence GTGAGGGCGCTCGCCGTCACCGTCTCCAACCGGGCCTCGGCCGGCGTGTACGAGGACCGCGGCGGCCCGCTGCTGGTCGCCGGTCTGCGCGGGATGGGCTTCGAGACCGACGGCCCGCTGGTCGTCCCGGACGGCGAGCCGGTCGAGGCGGCGCTGCGCGGGGCCGTCGCCGCCGGGTACGACGTGGTGCTGACCACCGGCGGCACCGGCATCTCCCCGCAGGACCTCACGCCCGAGATGACCGCCCGGGTGATCGACCGGCAGATCCCCGGCATCCCCGAGGCGATCCGCGCGCACGGCCGGGAGAAGGTGCCCACCGCGGCGCTCTCCCGCGGCCTGGCCGGCCTGGCCGGGCGCACCCTGGTGGTCAACCTGCCCGGCTCCACCGGCGGCGTCCGCGACGGCCTGGCCGTGCTCGCCCCGCTGCTGCCGCACGCCGTCGACCAGTTGGCAGGCGGCGACCATCCGCGACCCACCGATCCCTCCGGGAGCGCGCGCTGA
- the moaC gene encoding cyclic pyranopterin monophosphate synthase MoaC → MVDVSEKAATTRVAVAAGRVRVAPRVVELLRGEGVPKGDALAVARIAGIMGAKRTPELIPLCHPIALTGTTVDLAVTDTAVEITATVRTADRTGVEMEALTAVATAALTVIDMVKAVDKAAAIEDVRVLSKTGGKSGDWHRGEEA, encoded by the coding sequence ATGGTCGACGTCTCCGAGAAGGCCGCCACCACCCGGGTCGCGGTGGCGGCCGGCCGCGTCCGGGTCGCCCCCCGGGTGGTGGAACTGCTGCGCGGCGAGGGCGTCCCCAAGGGCGACGCGCTCGCGGTGGCCCGGATCGCCGGGATCATGGGCGCCAAGCGGACGCCCGAGCTGATCCCGCTCTGCCACCCCATCGCGCTCACCGGCACCACCGTCGACCTGGCCGTCACCGACACCGCGGTCGAGATCACCGCCACCGTCCGCACCGCCGACCGCACCGGCGTCGAGATGGAGGCGCTGACCGCCGTCGCCACCGCCGCGCTCACCGTCATCGACATGGTCAAGGCGGTCGACAAGGCCGCCGCCATCGAGGACGTCCGGGTGCTCAGCAAGACCGGCGGCAAGAGCGGCGACTGGCACCGCGGGGAGGAAGCGTGA
- the glpR gene encoding gephyrin-like molybdotransferase receptor GlpR: MSSSGLIYAVIVGAWAAYLVPMWLRRQDELNESRPTERFSTAIRLLAGRSAMERRAARALGDQTADDQQHPAGDDPDGAFADSAGGPAADRAPDPADAATRPTARDGTGPAAGPATGSTAEPTAAEPTAAPKPAEARSERERERELDDRRSAERRARLLARRRRMVTMLFLAFALGAVVAAVAGFAFLWVPAVPGVLLTLYIGHLRRLERQRYEVKFDRARAAQAAERLRERERERAARPAAEPSAARTAXGTAPAAPAADPSTTRATVLAEATEHEEWADGVRARAAAGPDSWEPVPVPLPTYVTAPVAPRTTRGLDLSAPNTWDSGRPATPLFDQYGEPAQPAQPAADWSTRPRAANE; the protein is encoded by the coding sequence GTGAGCAGTAGCGGCCTTATCTACGCGGTCATCGTAGGGGCCTGGGCTGCCTATCTGGTGCCGATGTGGCTCCGCAGGCAGGACGAGCTCAACGAGTCGCGTCCGACGGAACGCTTCAGTACCGCGATCCGCCTGCTGGCCGGTCGATCGGCCATGGAGCGGCGCGCGGCCCGGGCTCTCGGCGACCAGACCGCCGACGACCAGCAGCACCCCGCCGGGGACGACCCGGACGGGGCGTTCGCCGATTCCGCGGGCGGCCCGGCGGCCGACCGCGCCCCCGACCCGGCGGACGCGGCCACCCGGCCCACCGCCCGGGACGGCACCGGGCCCGCGGCCGGACCGGCGACCGGGTCCACCGCGGAGCCGACCGCCGCGGAGCCGACCGCCGCGCCGAAGCCCGCCGAGGCCCGGAGCGAGCGGGAGCGCGAGCGCGAACTCGACGACCGGCGCTCCGCCGAGCGGCGGGCCAGGCTGCTCGCCCGGCGGCGCCGGATGGTCACCATGCTGTTCCTCGCCTTCGCGCTGGGCGCCGTGGTCGCCGCGGTGGCCGGCTTCGCCTTCCTCTGGGTGCCCGCCGTCCCCGGCGTGCTGCTCACCCTCTACATCGGCCACCTGCGCCGGCTGGAGCGGCAGCGCTACGAGGTCAAGTTCGACCGGGCCAGGGCCGCGCAGGCCGCCGAGCGGCTGCGCGAACGGGAGCGCGAGCGGGCCGCCCGCCCGGCCGCCGAGCCGTCCGCCGCCCGCACCGCGCNCGGCACCGCCCCGGCCGCCCCCGCCGCGGACCCGAGCACCACCCGGGCGACCGTGCTGGCCGAGGCCACCGAGCACGAGGAGTGGGCCGACGGCGTCCGCGCCCGCGCCGCCGCCGGGCCGGACTCCTGGGAGCCCGTCCCCGTCCCGCTCCCCACCTACGTCACCGCCCCCGTGGCCCCCCGCACCACCCGGGGCCTCGACCTCTCGGCCCCCAACACCTGGGACTCCGGCCGCCCGGCGACCCCGCTCTTCGACCAGTACGGCGAACCGGCCCAGCCGGCCCAGCCCGCGGCCGACTGGAGCACCCGCCCCCGCGCCGCCAACGAGTGA